A window of Nocardiopsis sp. Huas11 genomic DNA:
GGACGAGAACCTGCGGGAGCTGTTCAACGACCGCGACTTCCGTGTGGCCCTGTCCCACGGCATCAACCGCCAGGACATCATCGACGTCGTCTACCAGGAGCAGGGCGAGCCCTGGCAGGGCGCGCCGCGCGAGGAGAGCCCCTTCTTCAACGAGGAGCTGGCCAGGCAGTACACCGACTACGACGTCGACCTGGCCAACGAGATCCTCGACGAGGCAGGCTATGACGAGCGCTCCGGCGGGATCCGGGTCGGCCCCGGCGGCGAGCCCATCCGGTTCACCCTGTCCGTGCCCACCGACTTCCGCCCCGACATCGTCGACTCGATGGAGATGGTCGTCGGCTTCTGGGCCGACCTGGACATCGACGTGGAGCTCAACACCGAGGACCGCGCCCTGTGGCAGAGCAACCGGGAGAACAACGACCACGACGCCAACGTGTGGTCCGGTGACAACGGCCTCATGGACGCCGTCTACGACCCCCGCTGGTACGCCCCCCTGCACAGCGGCGAGTCCAACTTCGGCATCCCCTGGGCCCAGTGGTACGCCTCCGACGGCGAGGACAACCGCTCGGTCGAGCCGCCCCAGGACGTCAGGGACCACATGGCGATGTACGACGCGATCCAGGGCGAGGCCGACCCCGAACGGCGCCTCGAACTGATGGAGGACTTCCTGGCCGTCTCCCAGGAGCAGTTCTACGCCATGGGCATCAGCCTCACCCCCACGAGCTACGGGATCGTCGCCGACGACTTCCGCAACGTGCCCGACTCGATGCCGTCGTCGGCGGTGTACAACGACCCCGGCCCGACCAACCCCGAGCAGTACTTCATCGAGCCGTGACGCCCCGCACCACCCACCCGAGCCACCAGGACGAAAGGTGAGGCACATGCCCGACGACACCACGGCCATCCCGCGGCCGGCCCCGTCCCCGAACGACGGGGAACCGCCCGTGAGCGGCCTGGGGCTGGTCCACGAGCAGGGCCGCGCGCTGCGGCTGACCCACGACGGCGAGGACCTCGTGCGCTACGTGTACCGGCCCTGGGACGCCCAGGTGGAGTCACCGCGCCCCTACTTCCATCCCATCCGGACCCTCGGCGGGGACACCGTCAGCCTCTACCGCCCCCACGACCATGTGTGGCACAAGGGCATCGCCTGGTCGCTGCCCAACGTGGGCACGGCCAACTTCTGGGGCGGCCCCACCTACCTGCGCGGCCAGGGCTACCAGCAGCTCGACAACGACGGGTCCACCGTCCACCGCGCCTTCGACGGCGTCGAGTCCGCGCCCGACCTGATCTCGGTCGCCGAACGCCTGGCATGGGTCACCCGACAGGGGGACACCTGGTTCACCGAGCGGCGGCGCCTGCGGGTCACCGCGGCGCCCGAGCGCGGCGCGTGGACGCTCGTCTTCGAGACGTCGTTCACCAACCGCACCGGCACCGCGGTGCCGATCGGCAGCCCCACCACCGAGGGACGGCCCAACGCGGGGTACGGGGGCCTGTTCTGGCGCGGCCCGCGTTCCTTCAGCGGCGGCCGGGTCCACGCCGAGGGCTCCGAGGGCGACGACGACATGATGGGCACCCGCTCGCCCTGGATGGGCTTCGTCGGGCGCCACGACGGCACGGACCGCTCCTCCAGCCTGGTGTTCGTCGACGCCCCCGACAACCCGGGCCACCCGGTGCGGTGGTTCGTCCGCAGCGGCATCTTCGCGTGCGTGTGCCCGGCGCCGTTCTTCGACGAGGTGGTCCGGGCCGACCCGGGCGCCACCCTCACCTACCGGTACGCGGTCGTGGTGGCCGACGGCGCTCACGACCAGGACGGCTGCGGCGCCCTCGCCGACCTCGGCCTGGGCGAACTGGGCCGCGCGGCCGACGACCCCGTGCGGGTGGCGGAGTGAGCGCACCACTGGTCCCCGGCTTCCCCGGCGGTACCGCCGTCTCCCGGCTGCGGGTGTACGACTGGCCGGCCGCCGACGGGCGGTCGGGCGGATCCCCCCACCTGCACACCGCCTCCGCGGAGGGCTACGTCGTCCTGAGCGGGTCCGGCTCCCTGGAGACCCTCAGCGGCACCGGGTTCGGGCGCACCGAACTGCGCCCGGGCAGCCTGCTGTGGTTCACGCCCGGGACGGTGCACCGGCTGGTCAACGACGGCGGCGACCTCGAACTCCTGGTGGTGATGCAGAACGCGGGGCTGCCCGAGTCGGGCGACGCCGTGCTCACCTACCCGAGGGAGGTCCTGGCCGACCCCGACGCCTACCGCCGGGCCACCGCGCTCCCGGAGGGTCCCGGACCGGCGGAGGAGGCCGCCCGAGCCCGCCGGGACCTCGCCGTCGAGGGCTATCTGGAGCTGCGCGCACGAGTACGGCGCGAAGGTCCGGCCGCGCTCGGGGAGTTGTACACCTCCGCGGTCGCGCTGGTCCGCGACAAGGCGGCCGGATGGCACCACCACGTGGAACGCGGCGCGGCCCGGCAGGCCGAGGCCACCACGGGGCACCTGGAGGCCCTGGGCCGGGGTGACGGAGGACACCTGGCCGAGTCGGCCGTCTACACCGCGGACGGCGGCTCGCGGGACCGCCACGGCATGTGCGGGCACCTACGGGTCTGGGACCTCGACGGTGCGCGTCCGACGGTCTGACCCCGGTGCGGGGGCTCCGCCCGGAGCCCTCGCACCACACGCCCGGGAGGACCGGACCGCGCAGGTGACCGGAACCGGCCCCGGTCCGCGCGATCGGACCGTCCGGAAACCAGAGGTCCCGGACAAGCAAAAACCCGGTGACGATCGCTTCACGATCATCACCGGGTATCTTGTGGGCGAGGAGGGATTTGAACCCTCACATCCTTTCGGACACACGGACCTGAACCGTGCGCGTCTACCGTTCCGCCACCCGCCCGGGTGAACTGAATCCAGTTGTATGGCCAGGTGATCGGCCCTGGTTTGGGCTGTTCGCCTGGCGACATGGATAAGGCTAGCACGGTCTCAAGGCGGCTCGCACACGCGTTTCGGCCCGCCTCGAACCGGGCTCTCCAGGGGGCTTCCCGGGGGTGCTCCTGAAACCAGGGACACCCTGACCCGGTTACGATCGTCTACACATATGGAGTGGAGTACAAGGGAGGTACCTCGTGGGAGTGCTCCAACGCTTCGAGCGCAGGCTTGAGGGCATGATCGAAGGCACCTTCGCGATGGCCTTCAAGTCCGAGCTCCAACCGGTCGAGGTGGCCAGCGCCGTCCAGCGTGAGATGGACGAACGAGCCGCGATCGTCGCCCAGGGCCGCACGCTCGTCCCGAACGACTTCATCGTCGAGCTCGCGGCCAGTGACAAGGAGCGCCTGGAGGTCTACGCCGACAGCCTCGGCCAGGAGCTGTCCAAACTGGCCCGCGACTACGCGACCGAACAGGGTTACTCCTTCGTCGGTCCGGTCCGCGTGCACTTCAGGTCCGACGAGGGCCTCAAGACCGGGCGCTTTCGCATCCGGTCCGGCGTCGTGCGCGGCACCATGGTCCAGGACGGCGAGGTGCGCCAGCCCGTCGGCGACCCCGGCGCCTCGAGCGGACCACGCCAGGCCGGCCGGCCCCGGCTGCTGATCTCCCCCGGCGGGGCCACCGCCGAGGGCAGCATCGCCAGCCACGGCATGCAGCAGTCCTTCGAGCTGACCACGCCGGTCACCCTCATGGGCCGCGGCACCGACTGCGACCTGCGGCTGGTGGACAACGGTGTCTCGCGACACCACGTGGAGATCCGACTGGACGGCGACGAGGCCATCCTCGTGGACAAGGGGTCCACGAACGGCACCTTCGTCAACGGCCAGCAGGTCAGGCAGGCACGACTCGTCGACGGCACCAGGATCAGCCTCGGCCGTACGACCATGACGTTCCGCCGCGACTAGTGCACACCCGGCATATTTCGCCGATCAGGCCCGACAGGACTGCAACCAACGCCGTCTTGTCGGCGTCTGAACGGTCGATAGTTCCGAGACGGGTGGAATAGGAGTCTGCTGTCGGATATCCGGTCGGGACGGTAGTCTCCGCGAAGACCTGACGATCTGGTACGAGGACCGCGACCCTGGTGGCGCGGCCCCGGCAGACTCGACGACTCACCGACCGAAGGTGGGGCAGACATGGTGGCGGCAGCGACCGCCACCCCGGCCGAAGCACGACAGGGGCTGAAGAGCAGTTCGATGTCCAACTTGACCCTCATACTGATCAAGATCGCGTACCTCGCGGTGCTTTGGCTGTTCGTCCTCATGGCGGTCGGCGTTATCAGCACGGACCTCTTCGGCGCCAAGAAGAAGGCCAAGAAGAAGAAGCCCCGCCAGCGGCCGCGTACCGCCCCACCCAGCAGGGCCGCCTCCTCCGAGCCTCCGAAGCCGCGACCCCAGCGCCAGCGACGCAACGAGCCCTCCGTCCTGGCGGTCACCCAGGGACCGCTCACCGGGGCCACGGTCGACCTCGCCTCCCAACCCATCCTCATCGGGCGCGCGCCCGACTCCACCCTGGTCATCACGGACGACTACGCGTCGGGCCGCCACGCGCGCGTCTACGCCGACAACGGCCGCTGGTTCGTGGAGGACCTCAACTCCACGAACGGCACCTACCTCGGCCAGCAGAAGCTGAACCGCCCCCAGCCCATCACGGTGGGTCAGCCCATCCGTATCGGCAAAACCGTCCTGGAACTGCGCAAATGACAATCGCTCTCCGATACGCGGCGTACTCCGACGTAGGATGCCTCCGCGAAGGCAACGAAGACTCCGGTTACGCCGGCCAGCACCTCCTCGCGGTGGCCGACGGCATGGGCGGTTACGCCGGCGGCGAGGTGGCCAGCTCCATCGCGATCGCCTCGATCAGCCGTCTCGACGCGGAGGACCACCCCGCCGACGAGATGGCCGAGGCCCTCCAGCGCGCCGTCGAGCAGGCCAACGGCTCGCTCTCCAGGCGGATCATGGAGGAGCCCCAGCTGGAGAACATGGGGACCACCCTCACCGCGATGCTCTGGTCCGGTCCCCGGGTCGCGCTGATCCACATCGGCGACTCGCGCGCCTACCTGATGCGCGGATCGCGCTTCGAGCAGATCACCCACGACCACACCCTGGTGCAGACCCTCGTCGACGAGGGCAAGATCACCGAGGAAGAGGTCGCCACCCACCCCCAGCGCTCGCTCATCCTGCGCGCCCTGGACGGCAAGAGCCCGGTCGACCCCGACATCTCCATCAGCGAGGCCAAGGTCGGCGACCGCTACATGCTCTGCTCGGACGGCCTGTCCGGCGTGGTCAGCAAGAAGACCATCCACGAGACCCTGGCCACCGAGACCGACCCGCGGGCCGCGGCCAAGAAGCTCATCGACCTGGCCAACCGCGGCGGCGGGCCCGACAACATCACCGCGGTCGTCGCCGACGTCATCGAGACCGACACCGACCGCGAGGGGCCCACCTCCACCGCGCAGGTGGTGGGCGCCGCCGACCAGCGCGCCGCCACCGTCGAGCCGGAGCCGGACACGCCCGCCAGACGCGCCCAGGAGCTGCGCGTGGGCGGCGACACCGCCGAGATGGACCCCATCCGCGACGACGCGCCCGAGCCGGCCTACGCGGGAGCGCCCTACGACCCCCAGTACGACCCGGCCTACGAGGACTACGAGCCCGCCCCGGCCGCCCGGCGCGGTCCGGAGCCCGAGACGGAGTACCGCACGCGCCGCTGGTGGCCGATGGTGCTGGTCTTCGTCGTCATCGTCGCCGCAGTGGCCGGGGGCGGCTACTACTTCGGCCGCCAGTACGTGGAGAGCCAGTACTACATCGGACCGTCCTCCGACGGCGAGACCGTGAGCGTCTACCAGGGCATCGACACCGACATCGCGGGCATCAGCCTCTCCGAGGAGATCGACCGCACCGACATCCGCCTCGACTCGCTCACCGAGGGCGACCTCTCCGCGGTGGAGAACACCATCCCCGTCGACAGCCCCGCGGCGGCCGACACGCGTATCGAGGACCTGCGTGCGAACCAGCCCGGGGACACCGAGGAATCGGGGTGACCGCATGAGCGCCAACGCCACGGAGGCCCCCGAAGACGTCTCGACCGCGCTGCCGCCGATCAAGCGGCGCAACGCCGAGCTCGTCCTCATCGGCCTCACCGTCCTCATCACGATGGGCGCGATCGCGACCGCGGGCCTCAACCTCAACGGCCAGGTCCCCGGCGCCATGTGGGGCTACGGCCTCACCTTCGCCGTGCTGTCCCTGGCCACCCACCTCGCCCTGCGGTTCATCGCGCCCTACGCCGACCCGCTGATCCTGCCCTGCGCCCTGTTCCTCAACGGCATCGGCGTGGCGATGATCTGGCGGCTCGACGCCGCCGACTCCGGCAACGTCGAGCACGCCGGCGTCGGCATGCAGCTCATCTGGAGCGCGATCGGCATGGCGATGTGCATCGCCCTGCTGTTCTTCCTGCGCGAGCCGCGCGTCCTGCAGCGCTACACCTACATCAGCGCACTGGTCGCGATCGTGCTCATCGCCCTGCCGATGATCCCGGGCCTGGGCATCAGCGTCTACGGCGCCCGCCGCTGGATCGGCTTCGGCCCCTTCTCGGTGCAGCCGTCGGAGTTCGCCAAGATCGCCCTGGTCGTCTTCCTGTCGTCGTACCTGGTGACCAAGCGCCAGGTGCTGTCGCTGGCGGGCAAGCAGATCAAGATCGGCCGCTTCAAGCTCCTGGACCTGCCGCGCGCCCGTGACTTCATGCCGATGGTGGTCGGCTGGGTCGTGGCGATCGGGCTGCTGGTCATCACCAAGGACCTCGGTACCTCGCTCCTGCTCTTCGGCACCTTCCTGGGCATGCTCTACGTGGCGACCCAGAAGTCGTCGTGGGTGACGATCGGACTCACGGTCTTCATCGGCGCCGCGGCGCTGGCCATGCAGCTCTTCTGGCACTTCCGGCAACGCGTGGACATCTGGTTCAACGCCTACGACGCCGAGGTCTACGACCGCGTCGGCGGCAGCGCCCAGCTCGTCCAGGGGCAGATCGGCATGGCCTACGGCGCCCTGTTCGGCACCGGCATCGGCGGCGGCCAGGCGCACCACATCTTCGCGGCCGACAGCGACTTCATCCTCGCCTCGCTGGCCGAGGAACTCGGCCTGACCGGCCTCCTGGCCGTGCTGATCGTGTTCTTCATCCTCATCGAGCGCGGCATGCGGATCGCCCTGGCCTCCCGCGAGCTCTTCGTCAAGATGCTGGCGAGCGGGCTGTCCTTCGTCATGTGCTTCCAGATCTTCGTGGTCCTGGGCGGCCTGACGCGCATCATCCCCCTGACCGGTATGACGACACCCTTCCTCGCCGCGGGCGGTTCCGCGCTGATGGCGAGCTGGCTGATGATCGGACTGCTGCTGCGCATGAGCGACAACGCCCGGCGCCCGGCCCCGCAGGCGATCCAGGACGAGGGGGCCACCCAGGTGATCCGACGATGAACACACCGATCCGACGCCTGAGCGTCTTCTCCATGATCCTGTTCGGCGCCATGATGCTGAACCTGACCTGGATCCAGGGGTTCCAGGCCGAGGCGATCCGCGACGACCCGCTGAACCGCCGCCAGTTCAGCGAACGGCTCAGCGAGCAGCGCGGACCCATCGAGATCGCGGGCGAGAGCGTCGCCTACTCCGAGGACATCTCCGACGAGGACGACGGCCAGCCGGTGTTCCAGCGCCGCTACGAGGGCGGCGGGCTGTACGCCCCGGTCGTGGGCTCCTTCCGCAGCTACGGCGCGTCCGGCATCGAGTCCACCGAGAACGCCCTGCTGGACGGCAGCGACGACCGGCTGGCCGTGCGCAACTTCCGCGACATCATCACCGGCCGCGAGCCCGAGGGCGCCCGCGTGCAGCTGACGATCGACCCGGAAGTGCAACAGGCCGGCTACAACGGCTTCGAGAACCTGGGGATGAACGGCGCGGCGGTCGCGATCCAACCCGACACCGGCGCCATCCTCGGATCGGTCTCCTACCCGTCCTACGACGCCAACGACGTCGTGAGCATCTCCGACCCGCAGGACGCCATCGACAACTTCACCGCGATGGAGCTGGAAGAGGACCAGCCGCTGCTCAACCGCGCCTTCAAGGAGCGCTACGCTCCGGGTTCGACGTTCAAGGTCGTGACCGCGGCGGCCGCGATCGAAACGCTCGACGCCACCCCGGACAGCACGCAGGAGGCGCCCGACCAGCTGGAACTGGGCCACAACCTGCCCAACGCCATGGGCAGCTGCAACGGTGGCGACGACGACACCCTGGCGCACTCCATCCAGATCTCCTGCAACACCTCCTTCGCCAACTGGGCGATCGACGTCGGCGGCCAGGCCCTGACGGACCAGGCCACCGCCTTCGGGTTCAACCAGGAGCCGCTGGAGGTCCCGCTGGAGGTCGAGCCGAGCAACGCCCCCGTCGAGGACGACCGCAACATCCTCGGCCGCGCGGGCATCGGCCAGTCCAACGTGGAGGCCACGCCGCTGCAGATGGCGATGGTCGCGTCCGGGATCGCCAACAGGGGCGAGGTCATGCGCCCCTACCTCGTGGACACCGTGCGCGACGCGGACATGTCCGTGGTCACGCAGACCAGCCCGGAGAGCTACAGCCAGGCCGTCGAGCCCAGCACGGCGGACATGCTCACCGACATGATGGTGCTGGTCACCACCCCGCCCGAGGGCTCCGGCCTCAACGGTGCCATCGACGGCGTGGAGGTGGCGGGCAAGACCGGCACCGCCGAGAACGGCACCGACCGGACCCACAACTGGTTCATCGGCTTCGCCCCCGCTGACGACCCCGAGATCGCCGTGGCGGTCGTGATCGAGTTCGGTGGCGGCAGCGGTGGCGAGCTGGCCGCGCCGATCGCGCGTCAGATGATGGAGGCAGTGGTTCTGTAGTGAGCGCCGACGAACCGACCCCCCGGAACGGTCCCGATGAACTCATCGGGACCGTTCTGAGCGATCGCTACCGCCTGGAGGAGCAGATCGGCTCCGGCGGCATGGGCACGGTGTGGAAGGCCACCGACACCCTGCTCAACCGCCCCGTGGCGGTCAAACTGCTGCACCTGTCCCAGATGGCGGAGCCCACCGCGCGACAGCGGTTCCGTACCGAGGGCCGGATCACGGCAGGCCTCTCCCACCCCGGCATCGCCCAGGTCTACGACTACGGCGAGGAGGACGGCCGGGCGTTCCTGATCATGGAACTGGTCGTGGGCGAACCGCTCTCGCAGGTCCTGCGCGACCACGGCCGGCTCACCCCCGACCAGACGCTGGACTTCCTGTGCCAGGCCGCCCAGGCGCTCGCGGCGGCGCACGCCCGCGGCGTGGTGCACCGCGACATCAAGCCCGGCAACCTCCTGGTGACGGGCGACGGACAGCTCAAGCTGACCGACTTCGGCATCGCCAGGGGCGACATGTCGGTCACCCTCACCCAGACCGGCATGGTCATGGGCACCGCGCAGTACATCTCGCCCGAGCAGGCCCTCGGGCGGCCCGCGAGCAGTGCCTCGGACCTGTACGCGCTCGGTGTGGTGGCCTACGAGTGCCTGGCCGGCACCCCGCCGTTCACCGGGGACAGCCCCGTCGCCCTGGCGCTCGCGCACACCCGCGACGAACCGCCGGAACTGCCCGACCACGTGCCCGCGGAGGTCGACGACCTCGTGGCCGCCCTCCTGGTGAAGGATCCGCAGGAGCGGCCCTCGTCCGCGAGCGAGGTCGCGCACATGGCCGCCGTGATCCGGTCCGACGCCGGCACCGGCCCGCCCACGCCGTCCGCGGGGTTCTCCCCGATGGCCGCGACCGCCGTGGTGAGCGCCGTGCCCGGTCCCTCCACGGGGGCGACGCCGCGTCGAACCGCCGGTCAGCCGGCCGTATCCCCAGGCCGGGCGGACGACTCCGCTAGGCTGGGCCCGACGTCCGGTCGGCGCGTCGGGCTGCCCGTCCTCGTCGCCGCGGTCGCCGCGACGGTCGTCATCGCCGGCGCGGTGCTCGCCGGGTTCATGTGGGATCGCAACACGGACGCCGACACGGCTCGCGACACCGTCGACACCCCGGCGACGGAGGAGTCGACGCCGTCCGACACCCCCAGCGAGGAGGTGGAGGACACGAACGACGGCTACGTGGAGCCCGAGTACGACCACACACCCAAC
This region includes:
- a CDS encoding PmoA family protein — its product is MPDDTTAIPRPAPSPNDGEPPVSGLGLVHEQGRALRLTHDGEDLVRYVYRPWDAQVESPRPYFHPIRTLGGDTVSLYRPHDHVWHKGIAWSLPNVGTANFWGGPTYLRGQGYQQLDNDGSTVHRAFDGVESAPDLISVAERLAWVTRQGDTWFTERRRLRVTAAPERGAWTLVFETSFTNRTGTAVPIGSPTTEGRPNAGYGGLFWRGPRSFSGGRVHAEGSEGDDDMMGTRSPWMGFVGRHDGTDRSSSLVFVDAPDNPGHPVRWFVRSGIFACVCPAPFFDEVVRADPGATLTYRYAVVVADGAHDQDGCGALADLGLGELGRAADDPVRVAE
- a CDS encoding cupin domain-containing protein, with protein sequence MSAPLVPGFPGGTAVSRLRVYDWPAADGRSGGSPHLHTASAEGYVVLSGSGSLETLSGTGFGRTELRPGSLLWFTPGTVHRLVNDGGDLELLVVMQNAGLPESGDAVLTYPREVLADPDAYRRATALPEGPGPAEEAARARRDLAVEGYLELRARVRREGPAALGELYTSAVALVRDKAAGWHHHVERGAARQAEATTGHLEALGRGDGGHLAESAVYTADGGSRDRHGMCGHLRVWDLDGARPTV
- a CDS encoding DUF3662 and FHA domain-containing protein, which produces MLQRFERRLEGMIEGTFAMAFKSELQPVEVASAVQREMDERAAIVAQGRTLVPNDFIVELAASDKERLEVYADSLGQELSKLARDYATEQGYSFVGPVRVHFRSDEGLKTGRFRIRSGVVRGTMVQDGEVRQPVGDPGASSGPRQAGRPRLLISPGGATAEGSIASHGMQQSFELTTPVTLMGRGTDCDLRLVDNGVSRHHVEIRLDGDEAILVDKGSTNGTFVNGQQVRQARLVDGTRISLGRTTMTFRRD
- a CDS encoding FHA domain-containing protein, which encodes MVAAATATPAEARQGLKSSSMSNLTLILIKIAYLAVLWLFVLMAVGVISTDLFGAKKKAKKKKPRQRPRTAPPSRAASSEPPKPRPQRQRRNEPSVLAVTQGPLTGATVDLASQPILIGRAPDSTLVITDDYASGRHARVYADNGRWFVEDLNSTNGTYLGQQKLNRPQPITVGQPIRIGKTVLELRK
- a CDS encoding Stp1/IreP family PP2C-type Ser/Thr phosphatase, which encodes MTIALRYAAYSDVGCLREGNEDSGYAGQHLLAVADGMGGYAGGEVASSIAIASISRLDAEDHPADEMAEALQRAVEQANGSLSRRIMEEPQLENMGTTLTAMLWSGPRVALIHIGDSRAYLMRGSRFEQITHDHTLVQTLVDEGKITEEEVATHPQRSLILRALDGKSPVDPDISISEAKVGDRYMLCSDGLSGVVSKKTIHETLATETDPRAAAKKLIDLANRGGGPDNITAVVADVIETDTDREGPTSTAQVVGAADQRAATVEPEPDTPARRAQELRVGGDTAEMDPIRDDAPEPAYAGAPYDPQYDPAYEDYEPAPAARRGPEPETEYRTRRWWPMVLVFVVIVAAVAGGGYYFGRQYVESQYYIGPSSDGETVSVYQGIDTDIAGISLSEEIDRTDIRLDSLTEGDLSAVENTIPVDSPAAADTRIEDLRANQPGDTEESG
- a CDS encoding FtsW/RodA/SpoVE family cell cycle protein, producing MSANATEAPEDVSTALPPIKRRNAELVLIGLTVLITMGAIATAGLNLNGQVPGAMWGYGLTFAVLSLATHLALRFIAPYADPLILPCALFLNGIGVAMIWRLDAADSGNVEHAGVGMQLIWSAIGMAMCIALLFFLREPRVLQRYTYISALVAIVLIALPMIPGLGISVYGARRWIGFGPFSVQPSEFAKIALVVFLSSYLVTKRQVLSLAGKQIKIGRFKLLDLPRARDFMPMVVGWVVAIGLLVITKDLGTSLLLFGTFLGMLYVATQKSSWVTIGLTVFIGAAALAMQLFWHFRQRVDIWFNAYDAEVYDRVGGSAQLVQGQIGMAYGALFGTGIGGGQAHHIFAADSDFILASLAEELGLTGLLAVLIVFFILIERGMRIALASRELFVKMLASGLSFVMCFQIFVVLGGLTRIIPLTGMTTPFLAAGGSALMASWLMIGLLLRMSDNARRPAPQAIQDEGATQVIRR
- a CDS encoding penicillin-binding protein 2, producing MNTPIRRLSVFSMILFGAMMLNLTWIQGFQAEAIRDDPLNRRQFSERLSEQRGPIEIAGESVAYSEDISDEDDGQPVFQRRYEGGGLYAPVVGSFRSYGASGIESTENALLDGSDDRLAVRNFRDIITGREPEGARVQLTIDPEVQQAGYNGFENLGMNGAAVAIQPDTGAILGSVSYPSYDANDVVSISDPQDAIDNFTAMELEEDQPLLNRAFKERYAPGSTFKVVTAAAAIETLDATPDSTQEAPDQLELGHNLPNAMGSCNGGDDDTLAHSIQISCNTSFANWAIDVGGQALTDQATAFGFNQEPLEVPLEVEPSNAPVEDDRNILGRAGIGQSNVEATPLQMAMVASGIANRGEVMRPYLVDTVRDADMSVVTQTSPESYSQAVEPSTADMLTDMMVLVTTPPEGSGLNGAIDGVEVAGKTGTAENGTDRTHNWFIGFAPADDPEIAVAVVIEFGGGSGGELAAPIARQMMEAVVL
- a CDS encoding serine/threonine-protein kinase; amino-acid sequence: MSADEPTPRNGPDELIGTVLSDRYRLEEQIGSGGMGTVWKATDTLLNRPVAVKLLHLSQMAEPTARQRFRTEGRITAGLSHPGIAQVYDYGEEDGRAFLIMELVVGEPLSQVLRDHGRLTPDQTLDFLCQAAQALAAAHARGVVHRDIKPGNLLVTGDGQLKLTDFGIARGDMSVTLTQTGMVMGTAQYISPEQALGRPASSASDLYALGVVAYECLAGTPPFTGDSPVALALAHTRDEPPELPDHVPAEVDDLVAALLVKDPQERPSSASEVAHMAAVIRSDAGTGPPTPSAGFSPMAATAVVSAVPGPSTGATPRRTAGQPAVSPGRADDSARLGPTSGRRVGLPVLVAAVAATVVIAGAVLAGFMWDRNTDADTARDTVDTPATEESTPSDTPSEEVEDTNDGYVEPEYDHTPNWNDQPAETVVPESPEPSDPSTDSPEPDGEDGTGDGDDGTTTPDPPGDGEDDGDDGDGGDPPIPDPGGNGGGGEGSG